A region from the Thermococcus sp. Bubb.Bath genome encodes:
- a CDS encoding phospho-sugar mutase — MELYYSEKFNPEELALLGRAIGTVAHGTTIAGRDGRALSRYGKRAMVVGIVSTGSTTMDVRLMPLVALKDFAHKKGLPIAYVYYHKGVRVEVSGLDVEEIQTILETRSFIEAHPSDIGATVYYPNALDDFTNDLLKKYRLNLGKKVLVDAMNTPAILFFPRLSDALGLKVEIINDMMTSYLPPKPKEVFLHKLKKDGYNFGLRFRPDGVVEFHREGEEEEFSSMWTLLDYIKKNV, encoded by the coding sequence ATGGAGCTGTACTACTCTGAGAAGTTTAATCCAGAGGAGCTCGCCCTTCTCGGGAGGGCCATTGGAACCGTCGCACACGGGACAACGATAGCCGGGAGAGATGGAAGGGCACTCTCGCGCTATGGGAAGAGAGCTATGGTGGTTGGAATCGTCAGCACTGGGTCCACTACGATGGACGTCCGTCTAATGCCCCTCGTGGCCTTAAAGGACTTCGCCCACAAAAAGGGTCTTCCCATAGCCTACGTCTACTACCATAAAGGAGTCCGCGTGGAAGTGAGCGGGCTCGACGTGGAGGAGATTCAAACCATCCTAGAAACGCGTAGCTTCATCGAGGCCCATCCAAGCGACATCGGGGCAACTGTCTACTACCCAAACGCCCTCGACGACTTCACGAACGACCTCCTGAAGAAGTACCGCCTCAACCTCGGAAAGAAGGTTCTGGTTGATGCCATGAACACTCCTGCGATACTGTTCTTCCCGCGCCTTTCAGATGCGCTGGGCCTAAAAGTCGAGATAATAAACGATATGATGACAAGCTACCTGCCGCCGAAGCCGAAAGAGGTGTTCCTCCACAAGCTGAAAAAGGACGGCTATAATTTTGGACTGCGCTTCAGGCCCGATGGGGTTGTTGAATTCCATAGAGAAGGAGAGGAGGAAGAGTTCTCGAGCATGTGGACGCTTCTGGATTACATCAAAAAGAACGTTTGA
- a CDS encoding DUF835 domain-containing protein: MRTAMIFSINIKGRSRGSEFSASPLVPHESLGKLVSNKLSSNNVLLITRTHPKLVFKIFRDSKGHLNVVWLSDVEDENSVNPRALYRLEALVENELSKRRSVLVFDGIEYLIIENGLTGTLKFLGKVRDMAALHDSEMYISVSDALGPKEQALIRRVLGLP, encoded by the coding sequence GTGAGGACAGCGATGATATTCTCTATCAACATCAAGGGACGTTCCAGAGGTTCAGAGTTCTCAGCCTCACCCCTGGTCCCCCACGAGTCACTGGGAAAGCTTGTCTCAAATAAGCTGAGCTCAAATAACGTCCTTTTAATAACCCGCACCCATCCCAAACTCGTCTTCAAGATTTTTAGGGATTCAAAGGGACATCTGAACGTTGTGTGGCTGAGTGACGTGGAGGATGAGAACAGCGTTAATCCAAGGGCCCTTTACCGTCTTGAGGCCCTGGTTGAAAATGAGCTTTCAAAAAGACGGTCCGTTCTTGTCTTCGATGGAATTGAGTACCTCATCATCGAGAACGGCCTGACCGGGACTCTTAAGTTCCTTGGAAAGGTTAGGGACATGGCAGCTCTCCATGATTCTGAGATGTACATCTCAGTCAGCGATGCCCTTGGTCCCAAGGAGCAGGCCCTCATACGCCGCGTTCTTGGACTCCCATAG
- the mce gene encoding methylmalonyl-CoA epimerase: MFKKIDHVGIAVKNLEEAIKVWEGLGLKVDEIEEVPDQKVRTAIIHVGESRIELLEPTAEDSPIAKFIAKRGEGIHHMALGVNDIEATLKHLKEEGYRLIDEKPRIGAGGAKIAFVHPKAVTGVLLELCQRD, from the coding sequence ATGTTCAAAAAGATAGACCACGTTGGTATAGCCGTTAAGAACCTTGAAGAGGCGATTAAGGTCTGGGAAGGCCTCGGCCTCAAGGTCGATGAGATTGAAGAAGTACCGGACCAGAAGGTCAGGACTGCGATAATCCACGTTGGTGAGAGCAGGATAGAGCTCCTCGAACCAACTGCGGAGGACTCGCCGATAGCGAAGTTCATAGCCAAGCGCGGCGAGGGAATACACCACATGGCCCTCGGCGTCAATGACATTGAGGCGACCCTCAAGCACCTTAAGGAGGAGGGATACCGCCTCATAGACGAGAAGCCCCGCATCGGCGCGGGCGGTGCAAAGATAGCCTTCGTCCACCCAAAGGCGGTCACCGGCGTTCTTCTGGAACTCTGCCAGAGGGATTGA
- the tmk gene encoding dTMP kinase, with product MFIVMEGIDGAGKSTQAKMLADWFESRGYEVVLTKEPTDTAFGKLIRRLVLTGGKEGIIDGARISHEAEALLFAADRAEHVKKLIGPSLRDGKVVISDRYFYSSLAYQWARGLDLEWLVDLNRFAIRPDLVILLDLPVKESMKRINGRSIKSEFDKIAELQRKVRENYLKLAEMFPEMRIVNAQNTVEDIHRDIVGLVEQELLE from the coding sequence ATGTTCATAGTCATGGAAGGCATCGATGGCGCTGGTAAATCAACGCAGGCTAAAATGCTGGCAGATTGGTTTGAAAGTAGAGGATATGAAGTTGTTCTCACAAAAGAGCCCACTGACACAGCCTTTGGCAAGCTCATCCGAAGGCTGGTTCTCACGGGTGGAAAGGAGGGTATAATCGACGGGGCCAGGATAAGCCACGAGGCGGAGGCACTTCTGTTCGCTGCGGATAGGGCGGAGCACGTGAAGAAGCTCATAGGCCCCTCATTAAGAGACGGGAAAGTCGTAATATCGGACCGTTATTTCTACTCTTCCCTCGCATACCAGTGGGCCAGGGGACTCGATCTGGAGTGGCTCGTTGATCTCAACAGGTTCGCTATACGGCCTGATCTCGTGATACTCCTCGACCTCCCGGTAAAGGAGAGCATGAAGAGGATAAACGGCAGGAGCATAAAGAGCGAGTTCGACAAGATAGCCGAGCTCCAAAGGAAGGTCAGGGAAAACTACCTGAAACTTGCGGAAATGTTCCCTGAGATGCGCATAGTAAACGCGCAGAACACGGTCGAGGACATTCACAGGGACATCGTGGGGCTCGTCGAGCAGGAGCTCCTCGAATGA
- a CDS encoding phosphoenolpyruvate carboxykinase (GTP), whose protein sequence is MNALERLEKLLEPEQFEKVKAIDNPELHEFLAEWIEWLEPDKVFVCTDSPEDEGYVRWKALYYGEEKMLEMPNHTVHYDNYYDQARDKANTAILTPGGKPLPYLNTKDREEGLKEIRELMKGIMRGKELFVCFFVLGPKNSIFTIPAVQLTDSAYVAHSDFILYRKGYEEFKRLGRSARFFRFVHSEGELDERKTSKNLDKRRIYIDLEDETVYSVNTQYGGNTIGLKKPAFRLTIARAVKEGWLSEHMFLMRVNGPHGRKTYFTGAYPSMCGKTSTAMISWENIVGDDLSFILPVNGVARGANVEKGVFGIIQGVNPEDDPIIWGILHSPVEIIFSNVLVKDGKPYWNDMGVPVPDDGENHSGKWWRGKKDKEGNEIPPSHKNARFTVSLEHFPNADLEALENPCGVEVGGMIFGGRDADTWPPVREAFDWKHGVITMGAALESETTAATLGKEGVRAFNPMAILDFMSVHLGDYIRNYLEFEKHVKKTPKVFAVNYFLREDGMWLNHKLDKGVWLKWMELRVHGDVDAIETPIGYIPRYEDLVGLFEEVLNKEYTREDYERQFKIRVPELLAKIDRIEEIYRKLDNVPEELFKVLEEERKRLLEARGKYGDYISPFALEGE, encoded by the coding sequence ATGAACGCGCTCGAACGACTTGAGAAGCTCCTTGAACCGGAGCAGTTCGAGAAGGTTAAGGCGATAGACAACCCCGAGCTCCACGAATTCTTGGCGGAATGGATTGAGTGGCTCGAACCAGATAAGGTTTTCGTCTGCACGGACAGCCCAGAGGACGAGGGTTACGTCCGCTGGAAGGCCCTCTACTACGGCGAGGAAAAGATGCTGGAGATGCCCAACCACACCGTTCACTACGACAACTACTACGACCAGGCAAGGGACAAGGCCAACACTGCCATCCTCACCCCAGGCGGAAAGCCCCTCCCATACCTGAACACCAAAGACAGGGAAGAGGGCTTGAAAGAGATACGAGAGCTGATGAAGGGCATAATGAGGGGTAAGGAGCTCTTCGTGTGCTTCTTCGTCCTCGGACCTAAGAACTCAATATTCACGATTCCAGCCGTTCAGCTCACCGATTCTGCTTACGTTGCTCATTCCGATTTCATCCTCTACAGGAAGGGCTACGAGGAGTTCAAGCGTTTGGGCAGGAGTGCGCGCTTTTTCCGCTTCGTCCACAGCGAGGGCGAGCTCGATGAGAGGAAGACGAGCAAGAACCTGGACAAGAGGAGGATTTACATCGACCTCGAAGATGAAACCGTTTATTCCGTCAACACCCAGTACGGCGGCAACACGATTGGTTTGAAGAAGCCCGCGTTCCGCCTCACCATTGCCAGGGCAGTCAAGGAGGGCTGGCTCAGCGAGCACATGTTCCTGATGCGCGTAAACGGCCCGCACGGCAGAAAAACCTACTTTACCGGTGCTTACCCGAGCATGTGTGGGAAGACCTCAACAGCTATGATAAGCTGGGAGAATATAGTGGGAGACGACCTGAGCTTTATCCTGCCCGTGAACGGAGTTGCCAGGGGGGCGAACGTCGAGAAGGGAGTTTTCGGCATCATCCAGGGGGTGAACCCGGAGGATGACCCGATAATCTGGGGGATTCTCCACTCGCCCGTCGAGATAATCTTCTCCAACGTCCTCGTCAAGGACGGGAAGCCCTACTGGAACGACATGGGAGTTCCGGTTCCGGATGATGGCGAGAACCACAGCGGAAAGTGGTGGCGCGGAAAGAAGGACAAAGAGGGCAACGAGATACCGCCGAGCCACAAGAACGCGCGCTTCACGGTTTCCCTTGAGCACTTCCCCAACGCCGACCTCGAGGCCCTTGAGAACCCGTGTGGTGTGGAAGTCGGTGGCATGATATTTGGCGGCAGAGATGCCGACACCTGGCCGCCGGTGAGGGAGGCCTTTGACTGGAAGCATGGCGTCATAACAATGGGTGCCGCCTTGGAGAGCGAGACCACCGCGGCAACTCTTGGCAAGGAAGGGGTCAGGGCCTTCAACCCGATGGCCATCCTAGACTTCATGAGCGTCCACCTGGGAGACTACATCAGGAACTACCTTGAGTTCGAGAAGCACGTTAAAAAGACGCCCAAGGTTTTTGCAGTGAACTACTTCCTCCGCGAGGACGGGATGTGGCTCAACCACAAGCTGGACAAAGGTGTCTGGCTTAAGTGGATGGAGCTGAGGGTTCACGGCGACGTCGACGCGATAGAAACGCCCATCGGCTACATCCCGAGGTACGAGGACCTCGTGGGGCTCTTCGAAGAGGTTCTCAACAAGGAATACACGAGGGAGGACTACGAGAGGCAGTTCAAGATAAGGGTTCCGGAGCTCCTCGCCAAGATTGACCGCATCGAGGAAATCTACAGGAAGCTCGACAACGTTCCTGAGGAGCTATTCAAAGTCCTTGAGGAGGAGAGGAAGAGACTCCTTGAGGCCAGGGGGAAGTACGGTGATTACATAAGCCCATTCGCCCTTGAGGGCGAGTGA